The following proteins come from a genomic window of Actinomarinicola tropica:
- a CDS encoding flavin reductase family protein — protein MATPGGSGPIGPYPPRVPDTEEGHDEYDRLRRRVLWTLPYGLYVVGSRAEVDGEVRRNLMTLNWATQVSFEPKLVGIGVERPAWTHELISAGGVFSLCTIARDDRAVVRKFTKPAEDDPDAQTLNGFPYVEAVTGAPILASAPAYLDCEVRQSVELGNHTFFIGEVVDAAFLGDEEADVLRMEDTRMNYGG, from the coding sequence ATGGCGACACCCGGAGGCTCCGGCCCGATCGGCCCGTACCCACCCCGCGTGCCCGACACCGAGGAGGGCCACGACGAGTACGACCGCCTCCGTCGGCGCGTGCTCTGGACGCTGCCCTACGGGCTCTACGTGGTCGGGAGCCGCGCCGAGGTCGACGGCGAGGTCCGCCGCAACCTCATGACGTTGAACTGGGCCACGCAGGTCAGCTTCGAGCCGAAGCTCGTCGGCATCGGCGTCGAGCGGCCGGCGTGGACCCACGAGCTCATCAGCGCCGGCGGCGTCTTCTCGCTGTGCACGATCGCCCGCGACGACCGTGCGGTGGTCCGCAAGTTCACCAAGCCGGCCGAGGACGACCCCGACGCCCAGACCCTCAACGGCTTCCCGTACGTCGAGGCGGTCACCGGGGCCCCGATCCTCGCGAGCGCCCCGGCCTACCTCGACTGCGAGGTGCGCCAGTCGGTCGAGCTCGGCAACCACACGTTCTTCATCGGCGAGGTGGTCGACGCCGCCTTCCTCGGCGACGAGGAGGCCGACGTCCTCCGCATGGAGGACACCCGGATGAACTACGGGGGATGA
- a CDS encoding glycerophosphodiester phosphodiesterase yields MPRSDVAFLDHPGPLPFAHRGGAGDWPENTMPAFEGAVALGYRYVETDVHVTADGVLVAFHDESLDRVTDRSGLIRDLPWSEVGAARVDGREPIPLLEDILGTWPDLRVNIDPKHDSSVEALVDAIRRTGSLRRVCIGSFSDRRLARVREELGPELCTSLGPKGTAKLKAAGYGAPVRLPAQCAQVPVRSGRVVVTDERFVRAAHKLGLQVHVWTIDDPAEMHRLLDMGVDGIMTDRPAVLREVLEQRGEWVGG; encoded by the coding sequence GTGCCCCGGTCCGACGTCGCCTTCCTCGACCACCCCGGCCCGCTGCCCTTCGCCCACCGGGGCGGGGCCGGGGACTGGCCCGAGAACACGATGCCCGCGTTCGAGGGAGCGGTCGCGCTCGGGTACCGCTACGTCGAGACCGACGTGCACGTCACCGCCGACGGCGTCCTCGTCGCCTTCCACGACGAGTCGCTCGACCGGGTCACCGACCGATCGGGGCTGATCCGCGACCTGCCCTGGTCGGAGGTCGGCGCGGCCCGCGTCGACGGTCGCGAACCCATCCCGCTCCTCGAGGACATCCTCGGCACCTGGCCCGACCTCCGCGTCAACATCGACCCCAAGCACGACAGCTCGGTCGAGGCGCTGGTCGACGCGATCCGCCGCACCGGGTCGCTGCGGCGGGTGTGCATCGGCTCGTTCTCCGACCGCCGCCTCGCCCGGGTGCGCGAGGAGCTCGGACCCGAGCTGTGCACGTCGCTCGGCCCGAAGGGCACCGCCAAGCTCAAGGCGGCGGGCTACGGGGCGCCCGTCCGCCTGCCCGCCCAGTGTGCGCAGGTGCCGGTGCGGTCCGGGCGGGTCGTCGTCACCGACGAGCGCTTCGTGCGGGCGGCCCACAAGCTCGGCCTCCAGGTCCACGTGTGGACGATCGACGACCCGGCCGAGATGCACCGACTGCTCGACATGGGTGTCGATGGGATCATGACCGACCGGCCCGCCGTGCTGCGCGAGGTCCTCGAGCAGCGCGGCGAGTGGGTGGGCGGCTGA
- a CDS encoding DUF3151 family protein, whose product MSDARPVNLSTSGPPETILDDEPAAAREALAAALRGTEAAERRAAVAEVVSRWPRDLDAWARLGDHGRDVVESYAAYRVGYHRGLDRLRANGWRGSGYVRWEHEANRGFLRALAGLQRTAAAIGEEDEAERCATFLRQLDPAWPPADL is encoded by the coding sequence ATGAGCGACGCCCGACCCGTCAACCTGTCCACCTCCGGCCCGCCCGAGACGATCCTCGACGACGAGCCGGCTGCCGCCCGCGAGGCCCTCGCCGCCGCCCTGCGCGGCACCGAGGCGGCCGAGCGTCGCGCCGCCGTCGCCGAGGTGGTGTCCCGCTGGCCCCGCGACCTCGACGCCTGGGCCCGCCTGGGCGACCACGGGCGCGACGTGGTCGAGTCCTACGCCGCCTACCGCGTCGGCTACCACCGTGGCCTCGACCGCCTGCGCGCCAACGGGTGGCGAGGCTCGGGCTACGTGCGGTGGGAGCACGAGGCGAACCGCGGGTTCCTGCGGGCCCTCGCCGGGCTCCAACGGACGGCGGCCGCGATCGGCGAGGAGGACGAGGCGGAGCGCTGCGCCACGTTCCTCCGCCAGCTCGATCCCGCCTGGCCGCCTGCCGACCTCTGA
- a CDS encoding AMP-binding protein, with protein MSNYPGHFATTRPDHPAYVMASTDRAVTYKELDDRANQVSQLIRAAGVQEGEHVAFCLENHVDFYPIAWGCAYAGVYWTAMSSRLTHEEMEYILDDCGAKVFITSAYKEDAARTLLGRNPGITHRYILDMDLEGYERLEDAIAAQPAEPLPDPRCEGPDMLYSSGTTGRPKGVKIPLPGTELGTPTALAGVAQLLFGFDEDAVYLSPAPLYHAAPLRFSMGVHRVGGTVVVMDRFDPELALRNIERYRVTTSQWVPTMFVRMLKLPQEIRDRYDVSSLKVAIHAAAPCPVPVKEQMIEWWGPVLHEYYAGTEGNGFVYTNSEDWLAHRGSVGKALTGTIHILDENGDEVPVGSEGTVYFESEASFEYHNDPDKTRDSRDPKGRGWSTLGDIGKLDEDGFLYLTDRKAYMIITGGVNVYPQEAENVLTMHPAVLDVAVIGVPNEDFGEEVKAVVQPAEGHAGTPELASELIAYCREHLADVKCPRSVDFRDELPRHPTGKLYKRLLRDEYWAGHDSRLV; from the coding sequence ATGTCGAACTACCCGGGCCACTTCGCCACCACCCGTCCCGACCACCCGGCCTACGTCATGGCCTCCACCGATCGGGCCGTGACCTACAAGGAGCTCGACGACCGGGCGAACCAGGTCTCGCAGCTGATCCGGGCCGCCGGCGTCCAGGAGGGCGAGCACGTCGCGTTCTGCCTCGAGAACCACGTCGACTTCTACCCGATCGCCTGGGGCTGCGCCTATGCCGGCGTCTACTGGACCGCGATGAGCTCGCGCCTCACCCACGAGGAGATGGAGTACATCCTCGACGACTGCGGCGCGAAGGTGTTCATCACCAGCGCCTACAAGGAGGACGCCGCCCGCACCCTCCTCGGCCGCAACCCCGGGATCACCCACCGCTACATCCTCGACATGGACCTCGAGGGCTACGAGCGGCTCGAGGACGCCATCGCTGCGCAGCCCGCCGAGCCGCTGCCCGACCCCCGCTGCGAGGGCCCGGACATGCTGTACTCGTCCGGCACGACGGGGCGCCCCAAGGGCGTGAAGATCCCGCTGCCCGGCACCGAGCTGGGCACGCCGACCGCGCTGGCCGGCGTCGCCCAGCTGCTCTTCGGCTTCGACGAGGACGCCGTCTACCTCTCCCCCGCGCCGCTGTACCACGCCGCGCCGCTGCGCTTCTCGATGGGCGTGCACCGCGTCGGCGGCACCGTCGTGGTCATGGACCGCTTCGACCCCGAGCTCGCGCTCCGCAACATCGAGCGCTACCGGGTCACCACCTCCCAGTGGGTGCCGACGATGTTCGTCCGCATGCTGAAGCTCCCCCAGGAGATCCGCGACCGCTACGACGTGTCGAGCCTGAAGGTCGCCATCCACGCCGCCGCCCCCTGCCCCGTCCCGGTCAAGGAGCAGATGATCGAGTGGTGGGGCCCGGTGCTGCACGAGTACTACGCGGGCACCGAGGGCAACGGCTTCGTCTACACGAACTCCGAGGACTGGCTCGCCCACAGGGGCTCGGTCGGCAAGGCGCTCACCGGCACCATCCACATCCTCGACGAGAACGGCGACGAGGTGCCGGTCGGGTCGGAGGGCACCGTCTACTTCGAGAGCGAGGCCTCCTTCGAGTACCACAACGACCCGGACAAGACCCGCGACTCGCGGGATCCGAAGGGCCGCGGCTGGTCGACCCTGGGCGACATCGGCAAGCTCGACGAGGACGGGTTCCTCTACCTCACCGACCGCAAGGCGTACATGATCATCACCGGCGGCGTGAACGTCTACCCCCAGGAGGCCGAGAACGTCCTCACCATGCACCCGGCGGTGCTCGACGTCGCCGTCATCGGCGTGCCGAACGAGGACTTCGGCGAGGAGGTCAAGGCCGTCGTGCAGCCGGCCGAGGGCCACGCGGGCACCCCGGAGCTGGCGAGCGAGCTCATCGCCTACTGCCGCGAGCACCTGGCCGACGTGAAGTGCCCCCGATCGGTCGACTTCCGCGACGAGCTGCCCCGCCACCCCACCGGCAAGCTCTACAAGCGGCTCCTGCGCGACGAGTACTGGGCCGGGCACGACTCGCGCCTCGTCTGA
- a CDS encoding pyridoxamine 5'-phosphate oxidase family protein, with the protein MAIGPMTKDQREAFLADVHVGILAIDEPGRGPFALPIWYVYEEGEVRAWTMPGTLKHRLVEAAGRATLTVQTETPPYRYVSVEGPVVCDDGPRDVSVAIRYLGEKLGTAYGGSGRGGVRMRLTPEHWRTADYDR; encoded by the coding sequence ATGGCGATCGGACCGATGACCAAGGACCAGCGCGAGGCGTTCCTCGCCGACGTGCACGTGGGGATCCTCGCGATCGACGAGCCCGGTCGGGGGCCGTTCGCGCTGCCGATCTGGTACGTCTACGAGGAGGGCGAGGTGCGGGCCTGGACGATGCCGGGCACGCTGAAGCACCGCCTCGTCGAGGCCGCGGGGCGGGCGACCCTCACCGTGCAGACCGAGACGCCGCCGTACCGCTACGTCAGCGTCGAGGGCCCGGTCGTCTGCGACGACGGGCCGCGCGACGTCTCGGTGGCCATCCGCTACCTCGGCGAGAAGCTCGGCACCGCGTACGGCGGCAGCGGCCGCGGCGGGGTCCGCATGCGGCTGACCCCCGAGCACTGGCGCACCGCCGACTACGACCGGTAG
- a CDS encoding acyl-CoA dehydrogenase family protein — translation MTATDTTVDTDEARVRDLVGRLVAEHDPSDVTGFLGAQFDLGLAWVHFPEGHGGLGLSPKLQNVVNTELAKVHAPSPYGRNPIGYGMGAPTVVTHGSEEQKQRYLRPLFTGEEIWCQLFSEPGAGSDVAGLSTRAIRDGDEWIVNGQKVWTTLAHLSRWGMLVARTDPDQPKHKGLTYFVVDMEAPGVDVRPLRQMTGDAEFNEVYFTDVRIPDAERLGDIGEGWKVSLTTLMNERVSIGGTVAPRGSGYIATAVREFTERAPGMTPAERAAKKDQLMALWVRAEVLRLTNIRAAENRKAGVPGPEGSVGKLASAELNKEITAFTMNAMGSDAFLYDDYAMRRPETAADASTPQRGFLRMRANSIEGGTTEIMKNILGERVLGLPGDVRVDKDRPWVEVPRS, via the coding sequence ATGACCGCCACCGACACCACCGTGGACACCGACGAGGCGCGGGTGCGCGACCTGGTCGGCCGGCTCGTCGCCGAGCACGACCCCTCCGACGTCACGGGGTTCCTCGGGGCGCAGTTCGACCTCGGGCTCGCCTGGGTGCACTTCCCCGAGGGCCACGGTGGTCTCGGCCTCTCGCCGAAGCTGCAGAACGTCGTCAACACCGAGCTGGCGAAGGTGCACGCGCCGAGCCCCTACGGCCGCAACCCGATCGGCTACGGCATGGGTGCGCCCACCGTCGTCACGCACGGCTCCGAGGAGCAGAAGCAGCGCTACCTGCGGCCGCTGTTCACCGGCGAGGAGATCTGGTGCCAGCTCTTCAGCGAGCCGGGGGCGGGCTCCGACGTCGCCGGGCTGTCGACCCGGGCCATCCGCGACGGCGACGAGTGGATCGTCAACGGCCAGAAGGTCTGGACCACGCTCGCCCACCTCTCGCGCTGGGGCATGCTCGTCGCCCGCACCGACCCGGACCAGCCCAAGCACAAGGGCCTCACCTACTTCGTGGTCGACATGGAGGCCCCCGGCGTCGACGTGCGCCCGCTGCGCCAGATGACCGGCGACGCGGAGTTCAACGAGGTCTACTTCACCGACGTCCGGATCCCCGACGCCGAGCGGCTCGGCGACATCGGTGAGGGCTGGAAGGTGTCGCTCACCACGCTGATGAACGAGCGGGTCTCGATCGGGGGCACGGTCGCGCCGCGCGGATCGGGGTACATCGCCACGGCCGTGCGCGAGTTCACCGAGCGGGCCCCTGGCATGACCCCGGCGGAGCGGGCGGCGAAGAAGGACCAGTTGATGGCGCTGTGGGTGCGCGCCGAGGTCCTGCGCCTCACGAACATCCGCGCCGCGGAGAACCGCAAGGCCGGCGTCCCGGGGCCGGAGGGATCGGTCGGAAAGCTGGCCTCGGCCGAGCTCAACAAGGAGATCACCGCGTTCACCATGAACGCGATGGGCTCCGACGCCTTCCTCTACGACGACTACGCGATGCGCCGTCCCGAGACCGCGGCCGACGCCTCGACCCCCCAGCGCGGCTTCCTGCGCATGCGCGCCAACTCGATCGAGGGCGGCACCACCGAGATCATGAAGAACATCCTCGGCGAGCGCGTCCTCGGACTCCCCGGCGACGTCCGCGTCGACAAGGACCGGCCCTGGGTCGAGGTGCCCCGCTCCTGA
- a CDS encoding FAD-binding oxidoreductase: MADDLLAALAEVVGATHVLTDEGTTLPFRTDWTGRWTGECRAVVRPGSTAEAAAVVRACAAAGVPVVPQGGNTGLVAGSVPAVGSVVVSTRRLDAVGEVDDSTGQITAGAGATLAAVQAAAAAAGWRYAVDLAARDTATVGGTIATNAGGHHVVRHGMTRRHVVGVEAVLPDGSVISHLGGLVKDNTGYDLAGLLCGSEGTLGVITAARLALVPAVEQRAVALVGFTGTAAAVAAIGPLRRRLPALEALELVFADGVAAVGEARGARPPFDGAAALLLVEVAGSGDLLEGLAPVLADLDGVVDTAVATDGPRCEELWRWRDDHTDVINQVGDTPPHKLDVTVPLDRLGRFVEEVRALVADLAPAARLWLFGHAGDGNLHVNVTGLAPDDETVDRAVVELVAGSGGSISAEHGIGRAKRPWLHLNRTPEEIAAFRSIKDALDPAGILNPGVLVPERR; the protein is encoded by the coding sequence GTGGCGGACGACCTCCTCGCGGCGCTCGCCGAGGTCGTCGGGGCGACCCACGTCCTGACCGACGAGGGCACGACCCTCCCCTTCCGCACCGATTGGACCGGCCGCTGGACCGGGGAGTGCCGCGCCGTCGTCCGACCCGGCTCCACGGCCGAGGCGGCGGCGGTCGTGCGGGCCTGCGCGGCGGCAGGTGTCCCCGTGGTCCCCCAGGGCGGCAACACCGGTCTGGTGGCGGGCTCGGTGCCCGCCGTCGGCTCGGTCGTCGTCTCCACCCGGCGCCTCGACGCCGTCGGGGAGGTCGACGACTCGACGGGTCAGATCACCGCTGGCGCGGGTGCCACCCTCGCCGCGGTGCAGGCCGCGGCGGCGGCTGCCGGCTGGCGCTACGCGGTCGACCTCGCGGCGCGGGACACGGCGACGGTCGGCGGGACGATCGCCACGAACGCCGGTGGGCACCACGTCGTCCGCCACGGGATGACCCGCCGCCACGTCGTCGGCGTCGAGGCCGTCCTGCCCGACGGGAGCGTGATCTCGCACCTCGGCGGCCTGGTGAAGGACAACACGGGCTACGACCTCGCCGGTCTGCTGTGCGGCAGCGAGGGCACGCTCGGCGTCATCACGGCGGCACGGCTCGCCCTCGTCCCGGCGGTCGAGCAGCGCGCCGTCGCCCTCGTCGGCTTCACCGGCACCGCGGCCGCCGTCGCGGCGATCGGCCCCCTGCGACGGCGGCTCCCGGCCCTCGAGGCGCTGGAGCTCGTCTTCGCCGACGGCGTCGCCGCCGTGGGGGAGGCCCGCGGGGCCCGACCCCCGTTCGACGGGGCCGCCGCGCTCCTGCTCGTCGAGGTGGCCGGTTCCGGCGACCTGCTCGAGGGCCTGGCGCCCGTGCTCGCCGACCTCGACGGCGTCGTCGACACCGCCGTGGCCACCGACGGTCCGCGCTGCGAGGAGCTGTGGCGCTGGCGCGACGACCACACCGACGTCATCAACCAGGTGGGGGACACCCCGCCGCACAAGCTCGACGTGACCGTGCCGCTCGACCGTCTGGGACGGTTCGTCGAGGAGGTCCGGGCCCTCGTCGCGGACCTCGCCCCCGCGGCCCGCCTGTGGCTGTTCGGCCACGCCGGCGACGGCAACCTCCACGTCAACGTCACCGGCCTGGCCCCCGACGACGAGACGGTCGACCGGGCCGTCGTCGAGCTCGTGGCCGGTTCCGGTGGGTCGATCAGCGCCGAGCACGGCATCGGGCGCGCCAAGCGCCCGTGGCTCCACCTGAACCGGACGCCCGAGGAGATCGCCGCCTTCCGGTCGATCAAGGACGCGCTCGACCCGGCGGGAATCCTCAACCCCGGCGTCCTCGTGCCCGAGCGCCGATGA
- a CDS encoding crotonase/enoyl-CoA hydratase family protein — protein MKDRVSIDVSEGVADVRLVRAEKMNAVDGAMFEALIEAGDICAADRSIRAIVLSGEGRGFCAGLDFGSFQAMASGPRREGGGSGERLLDNEGRITSRGQQAVYTWTEQAVPVIAAVHGPALGAGFQLALGADIRFIHPEATMSVLEIRWGLIPDMTGTQMLPRLVGLDVAKELTFTGRMVPGTECVELGLATHLSDDPHADAMALAREIASKSPDAIRHGKRLLSQVGQVTVAEQFADEARTMGSLIGSPNQLESVSAYFEKRDPVYED, from the coding sequence GTGAAGGATCGGGTGTCGATCGACGTCTCGGAGGGCGTCGCCGACGTCCGACTCGTGCGGGCCGAGAAGATGAACGCCGTCGACGGCGCCATGTTCGAGGCCCTGATCGAGGCCGGCGACATCTGCGCCGCCGACCGATCCATCCGGGCGATCGTCCTGTCCGGCGAGGGCCGTGGGTTCTGCGCCGGCCTCGACTTCGGCAGCTTCCAGGCCATGGCGTCGGGACCGCGGCGCGAGGGCGGCGGCAGCGGCGAGCGCCTGCTCGACAACGAGGGCCGCATCACCTCACGGGGCCAACAGGCCGTCTACACCTGGACCGAGCAGGCCGTCCCGGTGATCGCCGCCGTCCACGGTCCCGCCCTCGGCGCCGGCTTCCAGCTGGCCCTCGGCGCCGACATCCGCTTCATCCACCCCGAGGCCACGATGAGCGTCCTCGAGATCCGCTGGGGTCTCATCCCGGACATGACCGGCACCCAGATGCTCCCGCGCCTCGTCGGGCTCGACGTGGCGAAGGAGCTGACGTTCACCGGTCGCATGGTGCCGGGCACCGAGTGCGTCGAGCTCGGCCTCGCCACCCACCTGAGCGACGACCCCCACGCCGACGCCATGGCGCTGGCCCGCGAGATCGCCTCGAAGAGCCCCGACGCCATCCGGCACGGCAAGCGCCTCCTGTCGCAGGTCGGGCAGGTCACGGTGGCCGAGCAGTTCGCCGACGAGGCCCGCACGATGGGCTCGCTGATCGGCTCGCCCAACCAGCTCGAGTCGGTGAGCGCCTACTTCGAGAAGCGGGATCCCGTCTACGAGGACTGA
- a CDS encoding alpha/beta fold hydrolase: MSVARRAGRYGLAIHEHDADGSRPMLPPVVLVHGTMDRATSLAKVARRLPELRVVRYDRRGYGDSRLDPQGHPWPVPASVDEHVADLLDVLDGTPSVVVGHSMGGTIALAAAARHPDAVLAVGAFESPRPWVPWWPAASPGSRAVEDGEVDAATAAERFMRRMIGDARWERLPARSRATRRAEGPALVADMTTIRSPAYDDAAIRCPVVAGAGSGSGDHHARASEELVDQVRHGELVVVEGARHGAHLTHPDEFASFVRRAVDLAVAA; this comes from the coding sequence GTGAGCGTCGCCCGCCGGGCCGGCCGGTACGGGCTCGCCATCCACGAGCACGACGCCGACGGGTCCCGCCCGATGCTGCCCCCGGTCGTGCTCGTCCACGGGACGATGGACCGGGCCACGAGCCTGGCGAAGGTCGCCCGCCGCCTCCCGGAGCTCCGCGTCGTGCGCTACGACCGGAGGGGCTACGGCGACTCCCGCCTCGATCCGCAGGGGCACCCCTGGCCGGTCCCGGCGTCCGTCGACGAGCACGTCGCCGACCTGCTCGACGTCCTCGACGGCACCCCGAGCGTCGTCGTCGGCCACTCGATGGGCGGCACGATCGCCCTGGCGGCTGCCGCCCGGCACCCCGACGCCGTCCTCGCCGTCGGCGCGTTCGAGTCGCCGCGCCCGTGGGTGCCGTGGTGGCCGGCGGCGTCGCCGGGCTCCCGTGCGGTGGAGGACGGCGAGGTCGACGCGGCCACGGCCGCGGAGCGCTTCATGCGCCGGATGATCGGCGACGCCCGGTGGGAGCGCCTGCCCGCGCGGAGCCGCGCCACGCGGCGCGCCGAGGGTCCGGCCCTCGTGGCGGACATGACCACGATCCGATCGCCCGCCTACGACGACGCCGCGATCAGGTGCCCGGTGGTCGCCGGCGCGGGGAGCGGGTCGGGCGACCACCACGCCAGGGCCAGCGAGGAGCTGGTCGACCAGGTGCGCCACGGCGAGCTCGTGGTGGTCGAGGGTGCGCGCCACGGGGCCCACCTGACGCACCCCGACGAGTTCGCCTCCTTCGTGCGACGGGCCGTGGACCTGGCCGTCGCTGCCTAG
- the pyk gene encoding pyruvate kinase, whose protein sequence is MSRRTKIIATIGPASDDPATLRAMIEGGMDVARIGLAHGTVEEQMDRFQRVRRAATDVGRNVGILVDLPGPKVRAGSFGEDDGVTLMEGTEIRLTPGSAPSTPELVHVDYDHLLADIHPGDRLMFGDGAVIVEIHESTGNHLIGRVAHGGWVQGRPGVHIPSDRLRVASPTDRDLELLDTFIDAGTDMVALSFVRSAHDIRRAGVEPHPRGPLIVAKIETRAAVDNLEGIVEASGAIMVARGDLGEEFAIDELPHLQKDIIAKCIAMGRPVITATQMLESMIHAPSPTRAEATDVANAVFDGTSAVMLSAETAIGHDPALVIATMSRIAGRADERFDYDGWAEQLQHRHIVEVAGHDTKVTDTVTMAAWRAAMDMDANAIICITRSGFTARAIARFRPEAKILAYSPDDRTVHQLSMSWGATAMLSGAHGRFGEMVDWAVSDATSKGHVRSGDVVVVVAGSREGAEAADTMRVVRVP, encoded by the coding sequence ATGTCCCGACGCACGAAGATCATCGCCACGATCGGTCCCGCCTCCGACGACCCCGCGACGCTGCGGGCGATGATCGAGGGCGGGATGGACGTGGCGAGGATCGGCTTGGCCCACGGCACGGTCGAGGAGCAGATGGACCGCTTCCAGCGGGTCCGCCGAGCCGCCACCGACGTCGGCCGCAACGTCGGCATCCTCGTCGACCTTCCGGGACCCAAGGTCCGCGCCGGCAGCTTCGGCGAGGACGACGGGGTCACGCTCATGGAGGGCACGGAGATCCGACTCACGCCGGGCAGCGCGCCGAGCACGCCGGAGCTGGTGCACGTCGACTACGACCACCTGCTCGCCGACATCCACCCCGGCGACCGGCTGATGTTCGGCGACGGGGCCGTCATCGTCGAGATCCACGAGTCGACGGGCAACCACCTCATCGGCCGCGTCGCCCACGGCGGCTGGGTCCAGGGGCGGCCCGGCGTGCACATCCCGAGCGACCGCCTGCGCGTGGCCTCGCCCACCGATCGCGACCTCGAGCTGCTCGACACGTTCATCGACGCGGGGACCGACATGGTGGCCCTGTCGTTCGTGCGGTCGGCCCACGACATCCGTCGTGCCGGGGTCGAGCCCCACCCGCGCGGGCCGCTGATCGTGGCCAAGATCGAGACCCGGGCCGCGGTCGACAACCTGGAGGGGATCGTCGAGGCGTCGGGGGCGATCATGGTGGCCCGCGGCGACCTCGGTGAGGAGTTCGCCATCGACGAGCTGCCCCACCTGCAGAAGGACATCATCGCCAAGTGCATCGCGATGGGGCGGCCGGTGATCACCGCCACCCAGATGCTCGAGTCGATGATCCACGCGCCGAGCCCCACCCGCGCCGAGGCCACCGACGTCGCCAACGCCGTGTTCGACGGCACCAGCGCGGTGATGCTGTCCGCGGAGACGGCCATCGGCCACGACCCCGCGCTCGTCATCGCCACGATGTCGAGGATCGCGGGGCGGGCCGACGAGCGCTTCGACTACGACGGGTGGGCCGAGCAGCTCCAGCACCGCCACATCGTCGAGGTGGCCGGACACGACACGAAGGTCACCGACACCGTCACGATGGCCGCCTGGCGGGCGGCGATGGACATGGACGCCAACGCCATCATCTGCATCACCCGGTCGGGCTTCACCGCCCGCGCCATCGCCCGGTTCCGTCCCGAGGCGAAGATCCTGGCGTACTCGCCCGACGACCGGACCGTGCACCAGCTGAGCATGAGCTGGGGTGCCACAGCGATGCTGTCGGGCGCGCACGGACGCTTCGGGGAGATGGTCGACTGGGCGGTGTCGGACGCCACGAGCAAGGGGCACGTGCGGTCCGGCGACGTCGTCGTCGTGGTCGCCGGGTCGCGCGAGGGTGCGGAGGCCGCCGACACCATGCGGGTCGTGCGCGTGCCGTGA
- a CDS encoding lytic murein transglycosylase, whose translation MTAPPPAPPRRRRARLRLLAPLVALGALGAAPASGQETPAPEEAPAAPVLGAIEAARQELPEHLRRVPAASGALRAAEARVLEIERTIVTNREIRDTANLQLVDLGVRREEQRTTITVQRARRLDAGVRAQGLRDRLSELAVAAYVGGGRTEDALPLGAGSANDASRQQILVDAADSTLRDRLAEAEAEVDAASDAVATARDALDGIVAEIQETTGRRDAAQAELAWAEPALAPAQQAYRDAFMESGIAGVELLSVVAYDAYRRAADGQGACGISWTVLAGIGRVESRHGTYGGSRLQSDGTTSPRIIGIPLDGRPGIATITDTDGGAFDGDPVYDRAIGPMQFIPSTWRAFGRDGDGDGRADPHNLYDAAAAAAGYLCRSSGNLGDAGNLNAAILSYNRSQAYVDAVLGHRRDYDRLGL comes from the coding sequence ATGACCGCTCCCCCTCCCGCTCCCCCTCGTCGTCGGCGCGCCCGCCTGCGGCTGCTCGCCCCGCTGGTCGCCCTCGGCGCGCTCGGCGCCGCCCCGGCGTCGGGCCAGGAGACGCCGGCCCCCGAGGAGGCGCCGGCCGCCCCCGTCCTCGGGGCGATCGAGGCCGCCCGCCAGGAGCTGCCCGAGCACCTCCGCCGCGTGCCGGCCGCGAGCGGAGCCCTGCGCGCCGCCGAGGCGCGCGTGCTCGAGATCGAGCGGACGATCGTCACCAACCGCGAGATCCGCGACACCGCGAACCTGCAGCTGGTCGACCTCGGGGTGCGCCGGGAGGAGCAGCGCACGACGATCACGGTCCAGCGGGCCCGACGGCTCGACGCCGGGGTCCGGGCCCAGGGCCTCCGGGACCGGCTGTCCGAGCTGGCGGTGGCAGCCTACGTGGGCGGGGGTCGCACCGAGGACGCGCTCCCCCTCGGCGCCGGGTCGGCGAACGACGCGAGCCGCCAGCAGATCCTCGTCGACGCGGCCGACTCCACCCTGCGCGACCGCCTGGCCGAGGCCGAGGCCGAGGTCGACGCGGCGTCGGACGCAGTGGCCACGGCGCGCGACGCCCTCGACGGGATCGTGGCGGAGATCCAGGAGACGACGGGACGCCGCGACGCCGCCCAGGCGGAGCTGGCCTGGGCCGAGCCCGCGCTGGCGCCGGCCCAGCAGGCCTATCGGGACGCGTTCATGGAGTCGGGGATCGCCGGCGTCGAGCTGCTCTCGGTCGTCGCCTACGACGCCTATCGACGTGCCGCCGACGGTCAGGGCGCGTGCGGCATCAGCTGGACGGTCCTCGCCGGCATCGGCCGGGTCGAGAGCCGCCACGGGACCTACGGCGGCTCCCGCCTGCAGTCGGACGGGACGACGAGCCCGCGGATCATCGGGATCCCGCTCGACGGTCGTCCCGGGATCGCCACGATCACCGACACCGACGGCGGGGCGTTCGACGGCGACCCGGTGTACGACCGGGCGATCGGGCCGATGCAGTTCATCCCCTCGACGTGGCGCGCGTTCGGGCGCGACGGCGACGGCGACGGACGGGCCGATCCCCACAACCTCTACGACGCCGCGGCCGCGGCCGCCGGGTACCTGTGCCGGTCCAGCGGCAACCTGGGCGACGCCGGCAACCTCAACGCCGCGATCCTCTCCTACAACCGGTCGCAGGCCTACGTGGACGCCGTGCTCGGCCACCGGCGGGACTACGACCGCCTGGGCCTCTGA